Proteins encoded in a region of the Paraburkholderia azotifigens genome:
- a CDS encoding type II toxin-antitoxin system RelE/ParE family toxin, which translates to MRLEWSVFALEDRDGIFDYIEEDSPRAAVVVDDRIRTQVRQLLQFPETGRPGRVEGTRELVISRTPYIAAYRITGDTVRILHGAQQWPDEMSD; encoded by the coding sequence TTGAGGCTTGAATGGTCGGTTTTCGCGCTGGAGGATCGGGACGGGATTTTCGATTACATCGAAGAAGACAGCCCACGCGCTGCCGTTGTCGTGGATGATCGGATTCGCACCCAGGTCCGCCAGCTGCTCCAGTTCCCCGAGACTGGTCGCCCTGGTCGTGTTGAGGGCACCCGCGAGCTGGTCATTAGCCGAACGCCGTACATCGCAGCGTATCGCATCACCGGCGACACCGTGCGCATCCTGCACGGCGCACAGCAATGGCCAGACGAGATGTCGGACTGA
- a CDS encoding type II toxin-antitoxin system RelB/DinJ family antitoxin, with product MAASALVQTRIDPVLKERAAAVLDSMGLTVSDAVRILLTRVANEGALPFAFAADPAAHDAWFRAKVQEALADPRPAVPDDEVEAHFAKRRAAALRKADKGDA from the coding sequence ATGGCTGCGAGTGCATTGGTACAGACGCGCATCGATCCCGTGCTGAAAGAGCGCGCGGCCGCGGTGCTCGACAGCATGGGACTGACCGTCTCGGATGCGGTGCGTATCCTGTTGACGCGCGTCGCGAACGAAGGTGCGCTGCCGTTCGCGTTCGCTGCCGATCCTGCCGCGCATGACGCATGGTTCCGCGCGAAGGTACAGGAGGCATTGGCCGATCCGCGGCCGGCTGTTCCGGACGATGAGGTAGAAGCGCATTTTGCCAAACGGCGCGCGGCGGCCCTTCGTAAAGCTGACAAGGGTGATGCTTGA
- a CDS encoding sigma-54 dependent transcriptional regulator translates to MNLRRLIYLSAKPSTELCQYFEERDWDVKAVRSSKDARKAAEDAGAAGGLLDLAAGLPSHEIEALETGLSIPNVGWVAIVSPGQLGDATLRRLVRDYCSDYVTVPFIPERVGRAVGHAHGMVALSGPPREDFIHSFAEGEMIGACESMLAMFRSIKKVASTDAPVFIAGESGTGKELTAAAIHRRSSRRNFPFVPINCGAISRDLVQSELFGYERGAFTGATQRRIGRVEAAGGGTLFLDEIGDLPIDSQASLLRFLQERKIERLGGHESIDVDVRIISATHVDLEPAIAEGRFRQDLYHRLCVLRIVEPPLRERGNDIELLALHLLSHFRKEAGRRLHGFSPDAMDAMLRYTWPGNVRELGNRVRRAVVMTEGRLITAKDLELDHVAGQAPVLLNSARETAERAAIERALLRHRGRYGEAARDLGISRVTLYRLMDAYQMHEPDTAGYKPRKRRHPPGSVP, encoded by the coding sequence ATGAATTTGCGACGATTGATATACCTGTCAGCGAAACCTAGCACCGAGCTTTGCCAATACTTCGAGGAACGCGACTGGGATGTGAAAGCAGTCAGATCATCGAAGGATGCAAGGAAGGCCGCCGAGGACGCCGGGGCCGCTGGTGGACTACTCGACCTTGCAGCGGGGTTGCCGTCCCACGAGATCGAAGCGCTCGAGACAGGCCTTTCAATACCCAATGTCGGTTGGGTTGCGATTGTCTCGCCGGGACAACTCGGTGATGCGACACTGCGACGCCTCGTGCGCGACTATTGTTCAGACTACGTGACAGTACCGTTCATCCCCGAAAGGGTGGGCAGAGCTGTTGGACATGCGCACGGAATGGTTGCGTTATCTGGACCGCCACGGGAAGATTTCATACATTCGTTTGCCGAAGGCGAGATGATCGGGGCATGCGAGTCGATGCTGGCAATGTTTCGATCGATAAAGAAGGTAGCGTCAACGGATGCCCCCGTTTTCATTGCAGGGGAGTCTGGGACGGGGAAAGAACTGACAGCTGCCGCAATTCATCGCCGCTCGTCTCGTCGTAATTTTCCGTTTGTCCCAATTAACTGCGGAGCTATATCTCGCGATCTTGTTCAGTCTGAGCTTTTTGGCTACGAACGGGGCGCCTTTACCGGTGCGACGCAACGCAGGATAGGACGTGTCGAAGCGGCTGGCGGCGGCACGTTGTTTCTGGACGAGATTGGCGACTTGCCGATCGACAGCCAGGCTAGCCTCCTGCGGTTTTTGCAGGAGCGTAAGATTGAACGACTGGGCGGGCACGAATCCATTGATGTCGACGTCCGCATCATTTCCGCGACGCACGTCGACCTGGAACCGGCGATAGCTGAAGGGCGCTTCCGACAGGATCTTTATCACCGGCTTTGCGTGTTGCGTATCGTCGAGCCACCGCTGCGCGAGCGAGGCAACGATATCGAACTGCTTGCCCTTCATTTGCTCAGCCATTTCCGGAAGGAGGCGGGTAGGCGGCTGCACGGCTTCTCGCCCGATGCCATGGATGCGATGCTTCGATACACCTGGCCCGGCAATGTGCGCGAACTGGGAAATCGGGTGCGGCGGGCGGTCGTGATGACCGAGGGACGACTGATTACAGCGAAGGATCTCGAACTGGATCACGTCGCGGGTCAAGCGCCAGTACTGCTGAACTCGGCGAGAGAGACAGCCGAGCGAGCAGCAATCGAACGGGCGCTGCTACGGCATCGCGGACGATACGGGGAGGCCGCGCGCGATTTGGGCATATCGCGAGTTACGCTGTACCGTCTCATGGATGCTTACCAGATGCACGAGCCGGACACTGCAGGCTACAAACCTCGCAAGCGCCGTCATCCGCCTGGCTCGGTTCCTTGA
- a CDS encoding DUF3892 domain-containing protein, producing MEDRWADYLIYEARFDATQTRIIRLRLATDNGIAVDESGEYLRQDVVSAIKNGSTFATVFQDQGTGNWTFGHQVFLAAVNGVEYIKIAESASEKDDLGDTPGF from the coding sequence ATGGAAGACAGATGGGCCGATTATCTCATCTATGAAGCGCGTTTTGATGCGACGCAAACGCGCATCATTCGTCTCAGGCTCGCGACAGACAACGGAATCGCGGTTGACGAAAGTGGTGAATACCTCCGTCAGGACGTAGTGTCGGCTATCAAGAACGGTTCAACGTTCGCGACAGTTTTTCAGGATCAGGGCACCGGAAACTGGACATTCGGACATCAGGTTTTTCTCGCTGCAGTGAATGGCGTCGAATACATCAAAATCGCGGAGAGCGCTAGTGAAAAGGACGACCTTGGCGACACGCCTGGCTTCTAA
- a CDS encoding tyrosine-type recombinase/integrase — protein MTDALIASYSPALPVLVASSSERAGVRFLEFFASAIRNPHTRRAYARAASDFLSWCAGAGVTSVEGVQPLHVAAWIELQTQTLSAPTVKQRLAAIRHLFDWLVTGQIVPHNPAASVRGPSHSAKQGKTPVLDASEARQLLDSIDVTTPVGLRDRALIALMVFSFARVGAALAMRVDDVYMQQRRLWVRLREKGGKAHAMPCHHTLEAYLHDYLEQTGLRDEPKAPLFRTIARGTGQLSTTPLPQANAYAMVRRRALAAGIGTKIGNHTFRATGITAYLKNGGTLENAAAMANHASTRTTQLYDRRRDDISLDEVERISL, from the coding sequence ATGACTGATGCCCTCATCGCTTCGTACTCGCCCGCTCTACCCGTACTGGTTGCGAGCTCGAGTGAGCGGGCCGGCGTGCGCTTTCTGGAGTTCTTCGCGTCGGCAATCCGCAACCCGCATACGCGGCGCGCGTATGCGCGCGCGGCCAGTGACTTCCTGAGCTGGTGCGCCGGCGCGGGCGTGACATCAGTCGAGGGCGTGCAGCCGCTGCATGTGGCCGCGTGGATCGAGCTGCAGACACAGACGCTGTCGGCGCCGACCGTCAAGCAGCGGCTCGCGGCGATCCGCCATCTGTTCGACTGGCTGGTGACCGGCCAGATCGTGCCGCACAACCCGGCCGCGTCGGTGCGCGGGCCGAGCCACTCCGCGAAGCAGGGCAAGACGCCTGTGCTCGACGCGAGCGAGGCGCGGCAGCTGCTCGACAGCATTGACGTGACGACGCCGGTGGGTCTGCGCGACCGCGCGCTGATCGCGCTGATGGTGTTTTCGTTTGCACGGGTGGGTGCGGCGCTCGCGATGCGGGTCGACGATGTGTATATGCAGCAGCGCCGGCTGTGGGTGCGCCTGCGCGAAAAAGGCGGCAAGGCGCACGCGATGCCGTGTCACCACACGCTGGAAGCGTACCTGCACGACTATCTGGAGCAGACCGGGCTGCGTGATGAGCCAAAGGCGCCTCTGTTCCGCACGATCGCGCGCGGCACCGGGCAGCTGAGCACGACGCCGCTGCCGCAGGCGAACGCGTACGCGATGGTGAGGCGCCGGGCGCTCGCGGCCGGGATCGGCACCAAGATCGGCAACCACACCTTCCGCGCCACGGGCATCACCGCCTACCTGAAAAACGGTGGCACGCTGGAAAATGCCGCCGCAATGGCCAATCACGCATCGACGCGCACCACGCAGCTCTATGACCGGCGCCGTGACGACATCAGCCTCGACGAGGTCGAGCGGATCAGCCTGTAG
- a CDS encoding type II toxin-antitoxin system RelE/ParE family toxin: protein MKPNYKPPFVSFVKKQHKPLQLAIEDAVETICDDPDVGESKTGDLAGIWVYKFKHKRQEYLVAYRPPTDAEMKAEGVDVELLLIDFYQVGSHENFYATLKKYLKS, encoded by the coding sequence ATGAAGCCCAACTATAAGCCGCCTTTTGTTTCCTTCGTTAAGAAACAGCACAAGCCGCTGCAGCTAGCCATTGAGGACGCTGTCGAGACGATTTGTGATGATCCGGACGTAGGGGAAAGCAAGACGGGTGACTTGGCGGGCATCTGGGTCTACAAGTTCAAGCACAAGCGTCAGGAATATCTGGTCGCCTATCGACCTCCCACTGACGCGGAAATGAAGGCTGAGGGCGTAGATGTTGAGTTGTTGCTAATTGATTTTTATCAGGTCGGATCGCATGAGAATTTCTATGCGACCCTTAAAAAGTACCTGAAATCGTAG
- a CDS encoding helix-turn-helix domain-containing protein — MNKHTAESVFQDLKKLPSSEQMRFFAILGRQAVQSTQDNFSHEEVFGHLADDEFTSAEAAEYLDVSMSTFRRYVSNGRLRASSEMGRNQLFATKDLKAFKRSLQEVRSR, encoded by the coding sequence ATGAACAAGCACACCGCCGAGAGCGTTTTCCAAGATCTGAAGAAGCTGCCCAGCTCCGAACAGATGCGCTTTTTTGCCATTCTGGGTCGGCAGGCTGTGCAGTCCACGCAGGATAACTTCAGCCACGAAGAGGTGTTCGGTCATTTGGCTGATGATGAATTTACGTCGGCTGAAGCAGCCGAATATTTGGATGTGTCGATGTCGACCTTCCGCCGCTACGTGAGCAATGGTCGATTGAGGGCAAGCAGCGAAATGGGCCGAAATCAGCTGTTCGCGACGAAGGATCTGAAGGCGTTTAAACGATCGCTGCAAGAGGTCAGGAGTCGTTGA
- a CDS encoding AlpA family phage regulatory protein, with protein MNEQRLGQASAHSRGTQGGRTDFHAGGAKWLARLSPSALAHWPTVAKQLSDAGVLEFIDGELLARYCEAFAQWCAASDQLATMLVDLGLMAGRQAYAPAEPSHKATPPAATAETKPEPVRRPPNAIMRRPEVENETGLSRSTIYQRIKAGTFPAPVQLGARSVGWRIADIEAFLSSPASYQAAD; from the coding sequence ATGAATGAACAAAGGCTTGGGCAAGCGTCTGCCCATTCTCGCGGAACGCAAGGTGGGCGCACTGATTTCCATGCTGGTGGTGCGAAATGGCTCGCCCGGCTTTCTCCCTCAGCATTGGCGCATTGGCCCACAGTGGCAAAACAGCTGTCTGACGCGGGAGTACTGGAATTTATCGATGGGGAGTTGCTAGCCCGCTACTGTGAAGCGTTCGCGCAATGGTGTGCAGCCAGTGACCAGCTTGCCACCATGCTGGTCGATCTCGGCTTGATGGCGGGCCGCCAGGCGTATGCCCCAGCCGAGCCATCGCACAAGGCGACACCACCCGCTGCGACGGCAGAAACAAAACCGGAACCTGTTCGACGACCGCCTAACGCGATCATGCGTCGTCCAGAGGTTGAAAATGAGACGGGCTTGTCCCGGTCAACCATTTATCAGCGCATCAAGGCTGGAACCTTTCCAGCACCCGTGCAGCTTGGAGCGCGTTCTGTGGGCTGGCGAATCGCCGATATTGAAGCTTTTCTGTCATCGCCTGCCAGCTATCAAGCGGCAGATTAA
- a CDS encoding DUF3560 domain-containing protein → MNKYEAKQQARRARIEASAERARSASSMHYIRARTMVSAIPFGQPILVGHHSEGRDRRYRARVHATFGKAFALHDQAAELDRRAAAVGKGGISSDDPEALDKLRAKLADMEERHERMKRANSLIRRDDRAGLERMGYSADAIDKLFQPDWRGRPGFASYELTNSSANIRRVRERIAALEKMAERTDREEEGQGYTYREDIEDNRAVFVFDAKPEKAVHDLMKRNAFVFSPTRSPAGKSAYVRKLTPNAIATAKWLRPRLDELMTDE, encoded by the coding sequence GTGAACAAGTACGAAGCGAAGCAGCAAGCCCGCCGCGCACGCATCGAGGCCAGCGCCGAGCGCGCACGGTCGGCATCGAGCATGCACTACATCCGCGCTAGAACGATGGTATCAGCGATCCCGTTTGGTCAGCCGATCCTCGTCGGCCACCACTCCGAAGGCCGCGACCGACGTTATCGAGCGCGTGTACATGCCACGTTCGGGAAGGCATTCGCGCTGCACGATCAAGCGGCCGAGCTGGACCGCCGGGCGGCAGCCGTCGGCAAGGGCGGCATTTCGAGCGATGACCCGGAAGCGCTCGACAAACTGCGCGCGAAGCTCGCGGACATGGAGGAACGGCACGAGCGGATGAAGCGCGCGAACTCGCTGATTCGCCGCGATGACCGCGCCGGCCTCGAGCGCATGGGCTACTCGGCCGACGCCATCGACAAGCTGTTCCAGCCTGATTGGCGAGGCCGCCCCGGCTTCGCTTCGTACGAGCTGACCAACAGCAGCGCGAACATTCGCCGCGTGCGCGAGCGTATCGCCGCGCTCGAAAAGATGGCCGAGCGTACCGACCGCGAGGAAGAAGGCCAGGGCTACACGTACAGGGAGGACATAGAGGACAACCGCGCCGTGTTCGTGTTCGATGCCAAGCCCGAAAAGGCCGTGCATGACCTGATGAAGCGCAACGCCTTCGTGTTCAGCCCGACGCGATCGCCAGCCGGCAAGTCGGCCTACGTGCGCAAGCTCACGCCGAACGCCATCGCGACGGCGAAGTGGCTCCGGCCGCGGCTTGACGAGTTGATGACGGACGAGTGA
- a CDS encoding TraM recognition domain-containing protein: MLFPDAVNMQSVQPTVFVAVERTLQWSSPWYWIVIAIPLFTISVLHPVPWRLRTNDPTFLDLVTFLVRRISVYALELLVVLAPLIGLFLFVISAGMPFGEAASSYGAWLAGRLGQYWPIVAGAVVYGLVLRFVWDRYVSPKLSNYWRALRVTQKTDQLVDARQEVMTLKAKDFEPEKYFADGKIFYGLDEHDQPIYFDLKEFFTTHHAILGPTSYGKGIVLQSVFKQCIRFGFGVFYIDPKGDDYLPYLLQNEARAAGRRFVYLDLNPGGKGVWHPFLGGDFRQRRTRIVRAFNLDSAGTDADVYKAKERALLDDALENTDGTIKSLLAYVKDHGNAGDRDLSTLRDSLREWSRVDTFAQPAKRKGHSIEACLLNNAVVYVRGDLADPVVKAATKAYIAELTAEIKRMLPRRPAHVTLGIDELKFLACAEINDALATIRQNRCNMLLAAQSIANLEAPDDKRLDGKALAREFEVNTPIKFVYRAADERTAEWAEKLSASQWLNVVQREITKTNVHGGEQWEGNRMVGRLEQPIISQSTLLSLPARIAIAYMPGRNASKLYTCHANIDRSVASWMTPATPAAAAESTESAE, translated from the coding sequence GTGCTTTTTCCTGACGCAGTGAATATGCAGTCTGTGCAGCCGACCGTCTTTGTGGCGGTCGAACGTACGCTTCAATGGTCCAGTCCGTGGTATTGGATCGTGATCGCTATTCCGCTCTTTACGATATCGGTGTTGCATCCCGTGCCGTGGCGGTTGCGTACCAATGATCCAACGTTCCTCGATCTGGTGACCTTCCTCGTGCGTCGGATTTCCGTGTATGCGCTGGAGCTGCTGGTGGTCCTTGCCCCACTCATCGGGCTCTTCCTCTTCGTGATTTCGGCTGGAATGCCATTCGGAGAAGCGGCTTCGAGTTACGGCGCGTGGCTCGCCGGCCGCCTCGGACAATACTGGCCGATCGTCGCCGGTGCAGTCGTCTACGGCCTGGTGCTGCGATTCGTGTGGGATCGTTACGTGTCGCCAAAGCTATCAAACTACTGGCGCGCACTGCGTGTCACGCAGAAAACCGACCAACTGGTCGATGCGCGTCAGGAGGTCATGACGCTCAAGGCTAAAGACTTCGAGCCTGAAAAATACTTCGCCGATGGCAAGATTTTTTACGGCCTGGACGAACACGACCAGCCTATCTATTTCGATCTGAAAGAGTTTTTCACCACACATCACGCAATCCTTGGCCCGACGAGTTACGGCAAGGGTATCGTGCTGCAAAGTGTGTTCAAGCAATGCATACGGTTCGGATTCGGCGTGTTCTACATCGATCCGAAAGGCGATGATTACCTGCCGTACCTGCTGCAAAACGAAGCACGGGCGGCCGGCCGGCGCTTCGTCTATCTCGACCTGAACCCGGGCGGCAAAGGCGTATGGCATCCGTTCCTCGGCGGCGATTTCAGGCAGCGCCGCACGCGAATCGTGCGCGCCTTCAATCTCGACTCGGCCGGCACCGATGCCGATGTTTACAAGGCAAAGGAACGCGCGCTGCTCGATGACGCGCTCGAAAACACTGACGGCACAATTAAGTCATTGCTCGCCTATGTGAAGGATCACGGCAATGCTGGCGACCGTGATCTGTCCACGTTGCGCGACTCGCTGCGCGAATGGTCGCGCGTCGATACCTTTGCACAGCCGGCCAAGCGCAAGGGCCATTCGATCGAAGCGTGCCTATTGAATAATGCTGTCGTCTACGTTCGCGGCGACCTGGCTGACCCGGTTGTGAAGGCCGCAACGAAGGCTTACATCGCTGAGCTGACGGCGGAGATCAAGCGCATGCTTCCGAGGCGGCCGGCGCACGTGACGCTCGGCATTGACGAATTGAAGTTCCTTGCGTGCGCGGAGATCAATGATGCGCTCGCGACGATCCGGCAAAACCGCTGCAATATGCTGCTCGCTGCGCAGTCGATCGCGAACCTCGAAGCGCCGGATGACAAGCGCCTCGACGGCAAGGCATTGGCGCGGGAATTCGAGGTCAACACGCCTATCAAGTTCGTCTACCGGGCAGCGGATGAACGCACTGCGGAATGGGCGGAAAAGCTCTCTGCAAGCCAATGGCTGAATGTCGTACAACGCGAAATCACGAAAACTAACGTTCACGGCGGCGAACAGTGGGAGGGCAACCGGATGGTCGGGAGGCTGGAGCAACCCATCATTTCGCAAAGCACACTGCTCAGCCTGCCGGCGCGCATTGCCATCGCCTACATGCCCGGCCGCAATGCGTCAAAGCTCTACACGTGCCACGCGAATATCGATCGCAGCGTGGCGTCGTGGATGACACCAGCCACGCCGGCCGCAGCGGCCGAATCGACGGAATCAGCGGAATAA
- a CDS encoding GGDEF domain-containing protein, producing the protein MEGFLVQHATRKQTVFAGTTALLIVLTLAIAAPRASLALPAVGPFMPMCALTVFTTAGIATFLLGAQFTVTRQPVLGALGGAYAFTALTVALQLLTFPGVFTPTGLLGAGPYSAAWMWVFWHGGFPFFVILAALTRDRFARRPISTTHVGLWAGALIGGPVMIGAVLGGFAIYAQLPPALNPASDAGTFLNGTTAPVIWSLNVMAMVVVLWTGRLRAMLDLWLSIAVLACFTDTSLNLLSAGRFTVGWYLARLFSMFAPGILVCVLVWNVTVLYRRLFEAHASLLQMSVRDALTGIYNRSYFNEQFHKEFDRARRHRLPLSLIMIDVDHFKQYNDAFGHLEGDACLVAVASALAGTVRRPGDFVARYGGEEFAIVLPDTGQRDAGAIAERAREAVLRLGLETQTAFGCVTVSAGCATLTEGNVNGPDELVDAADAALYRAKGAGRNRSHL; encoded by the coding sequence ATGGAAGGCTTCCTGGTCCAGCACGCCACACGCAAACAGACCGTATTTGCCGGAACGACAGCGCTGCTCATCGTGCTCACCCTGGCGATCGCCGCCCCGCGTGCGAGCCTGGCGCTACCCGCCGTTGGACCTTTCATGCCGATGTGCGCGCTGACCGTGTTCACGACCGCCGGCATCGCCACCTTCCTGCTCGGCGCGCAGTTCACCGTAACCCGTCAGCCAGTCCTGGGAGCGCTTGGTGGCGCATATGCCTTCACCGCGCTGACAGTGGCCCTGCAACTGCTGACGTTCCCGGGCGTTTTTACGCCCACCGGCCTTCTGGGCGCCGGCCCATATAGCGCCGCCTGGATGTGGGTGTTCTGGCACGGCGGGTTTCCGTTCTTCGTGATCCTGGCCGCGTTGACGCGCGACCGGTTTGCACGCCGGCCGATCAGCACAACACACGTTGGCCTGTGGGCGGGGGCGCTGATCGGCGGGCCAGTCATGATCGGTGCCGTACTTGGCGGATTCGCCATCTACGCCCAGCTGCCGCCCGCTCTCAATCCGGCGAGCGACGCAGGCACATTCCTGAACGGCACGACGGCCCCCGTCATCTGGTCGCTCAACGTCATGGCGATGGTCGTCGTGTTGTGGACGGGCCGCCTGCGCGCCATGCTCGACCTGTGGCTATCGATCGCAGTACTCGCCTGTTTCACTGATACCAGCCTGAACCTGTTGAGCGCGGGGCGATTTACCGTGGGCTGGTATCTCGCCCGGCTATTCAGCATGTTTGCGCCCGGCATACTGGTTTGTGTGCTGGTGTGGAACGTTACCGTACTTTACCGGCGGCTTTTCGAGGCCCATGCATCGTTGCTGCAGATGTCTGTCCGCGATGCGCTGACGGGAATCTACAACCGTAGCTATTTCAACGAGCAGTTCCACAAAGAGTTTGATCGTGCCAGACGCCATCGTCTGCCCCTGTCGCTCATCATGATCGACGTCGATCATTTCAAGCAGTACAACGATGCCTTTGGGCATCTCGAGGGCGACGCGTGTCTGGTCGCGGTGGCATCTGCCCTGGCCGGAACCGTCCGCCGCCCGGGCGATTTTGTCGCCCGTTATGGCGGAGAGGAATTCGCTATCGTCCTGCCCGATACGGGCCAACGTGACGCTGGAGCAATCGCGGAACGAGCTCGGGAGGCGGTGCTACGCCTTGGTCTGGAGACACAGACTGCGTTCGGATGCGTAACGGTCAGCGCGGGGTGTGCCACGCTAACGGAAGGCAACGTGAATGGTCCTGACGAACTGGTCGATGCAGCCGACGCAGCGCTCTACCGCGCAAAAGGCGCGGGGCGCAACCGGAGTCATCTTTAG